From Abyssibius alkaniclasticus:
CTACGGTTGACGGCGTTGCGATTATGGCGCCCGAAACGCCACAAGTGCGCGATGCCATTCTGCGGCTTAAAGAGCGTGGTGTGCATACATTACCCTTTATTTCCAACCAAACACTTACAGGCGATCACTGGGTCGGGGTTGATAACACGGCGGCAGGTGCAACAGCGGGCACGCTTTTGGGGCGCTTTCTGACACGCCAGCCGGGCAAGCTTTTGGTGATTGCCGATAGCATCCAGTCGCGCGACAACCTTGAGCGTCGGTCGGGTTTTGACGCGGTGATCAACGCATCATTCCCTCAGCTCTATGCGCTGCCGTCGCTTGAAACTTACGGTGCGAAAGAACGTGCCGAACACATCATTGCAACAGCCTTCCAGCTTCATGAAAATATTGCCGGGATCTATATCTTGTCATCCGAAGCACGTGTGCCGTTGTCGATCATCCGCCAGATGCCAGCCGCCCAGTCGGCTGTGATCATTGCGCACGAGCGCACGCCCGCGACGGTTGAGGCGCTTGAAGACGGCACGTTGGATGCGGTTATCACACAAGACCCCGGCCACCTGGTGCGCAGCGCCATCCGTAAATTGCGCGCCTTAACCGACAAGCTCATGACGCTACAATCCCAAGAAAAGATCAGGGTTGAAATTTTGCTGAAGACCAATCTTTAGTGTCGGCGGCCAAGGTTGTTCGTGAATTGTCTGCCGTCAGCGCATGGGCCAATCATACGTCGGCCCGGCACGAGTTCAGAACCATTACCATGCCAATCCCGTGGTCGGCTTTTCCGTTCAACCACTTGTCAGAATGCCGGTCGCTTGGCATATCCCCAATTGTTGGGCGGACTCTACGCAAATCTGGCAGAGTTTCAGGGGGTCAGGTCAATTGTAATCTTCAAGCATATTTGGCAACCAACACGCTGATGTGCCTGCTTGTCATTCTGTTTTTGAAACATTGACTTTGCACCAAACACAATCGTGGTCCGAAAGCGGTTTTCCGTCTGCCATTGTCGATACAAGAACGCCATTATCCGCGTTGTTCAACCCTCGGCCCGCGAACCAGTCAAGCTTCATCTCACGCTCGGGGTGGGGCGAAATAAGGCTGGGGCGGGTTGTGTTGCCGGCTGCGGTGAACCCCCAAGAATAGCCGCGTTCGATGGCCAAAGCGAACAATGTCTCGTTTCGCCAGTCGAAATCGGGTGGAATGTGGTTTCCGGTATTCAGATCGCCGCCAATCATTACAGGCAAATCAGGGGCGAAAACGTCGATCTTGTCGAGCAGGGTTTGCATTTGGCCGCAGCGGTGCGCAGCGCCTGCGTTACTTTCAAGATGGGTGGACACAAAGCATACCGGGCCGCCATCGGTTGCCACAATAGCGGCGATTGCCATACGACCGCCAAGGCGCGGTTGCTGCGGGTCTACGGTGATGCCCCCCTCGGCAAACCAATGGCCATGATCATCCAGACGGATCAGGGCCGTGTGTTCAAATGGAACCGAGGACAGGATTGCATTGCCATGCCAGCCAAGCGAATTGAAACGATCGGTGCAAAACGCCCGTTCTGTGACCCCGCCGAGACCCAATTCGTGAAATTCGACCCCGAAGGCATAGGCCATGCCAAGCTGAGCGGCCATCACCTCGGTGGTATGGCGCTGTTTGGTGCGGGCCATGCCGTGGTCAACCTCGGACAGAAGAACGATTTCGGGCGCAATGGTGGCAAGATGGGCGGCGGTATCCTCTGGAAACAGACAGCGCTCCACATTCCATGCGGCGATGGTGAAGTCACGCGGTAAAGCCGTGGCCGTTGCAGAACCGCCTATCTGAACCGCATTCATAGCGGGCATTTCACCTAGCAACGCCCGATGGGCGTTCGCTGTGCGCGGCGCTGCCAATATCCGGGCGCGATCTGCGGCGGTGACAGGAGCAAACTCGCTCACTTGTTTGGTAATCATAGGGCCAAACCAGTTTCAGCATCAAAGAGCATCACGGCTTCGGGGTTGATTTTCATGCGGGTTGGGCCCGCCGATATTGCTACGTCCTTGGCGACATGAATGGTGAAGTCCTGCCCCTCCAACTGGCCGTGCAAAAGGCGGTGTGCCCCCAGTTCTTCGACGATATCGACAGTGAACGGGATATCGCAACCCGCGCCGACTTCGATATCTTCCGGCCGGATGCCCATCGTAACGGCGCCGCTGGCATGTCTGTCGGCTAGCGTAACATCACCGACCATAACGCGCCCATCACGGCCCTGCGCCCGTATGAGATTCATGGGTGGAGCGCCCATGAAGCTGGCCACAAAGGTGGATGCGGGGCGGTGGTAGATTTCAGCGGGTGTGCCGATTTGTTCGATCCGACCCTCATTCAGAACGATGATACGGTCGGCCATTGTCATGGCTTCGACCTGGTCATGGGTCACGTAAATCGAAGTTACGCCAAGCCGACGCTGCAAGGCCTTGATTTCAATCCGCATCTGATGGCGCAGCTTGGCATCCAGATTGGACAGCGGTTCATCGAACAGGAACAGTGCCGGGTCGCGCACGACAGCGCGACCCATTGCAACGCGTTGGCGTTGCCCGCCGGACAACTGGCTTGGCTTACGATCCAGATAGTCGACGAGATTGAGCATCTTGGCGGCAACCTGAACCTTTGCCTCGATTTCCGCCGAAGCGATTTTGCGGTTCTTGAGCCCGTAACCGATGTTCTTGCGGACCGTCATATGCGGATAAAGCGCATAGTTCTGGAACACCATTGCGATGTCGCGCTCAGCCGGGTCGACATGGTTCACATTGCGCTCACCGATGGACAGCGCGCCTTCGGTAATGTCTTCAAGCCCCGCGACCATGCGCAGCAATGTGGATTTGCCGCAGCCGGAAGGCCCAACCAGAACTACGAATTCACCGTCCGAAATATCAAAGCTGAGCGGTGCGACGGCCTCGAACCCGTTGGGATACACTTTACGGATATTGTTGAGCGATACTTGCGCCATAGTTTTCGTCCTATTTATCGGATTCAGTCAGGCCCTTGACGAACCAGCTTTGGAAAATGATCACGACCAGCACCGGTGGCAGCATCGCGATCAAGGCCAGCATATTGGCGCGGCCATATTCGGGGATGCTTGTGCCCTCCAGGTCCTGGGTTAGCTGCTTGATGCCGCGCACAAGCGTATACATGCCCTCATCGGTGGTCACCATTGTCGGCCACAGATACTGGTTCCAGCCAAACACGAACATAATGATGAACATCGCAGCGATCATGGTTTTTGACAGGGGCACCAGGATATCGATGAAGAATTTGATGGGCCCTGCGCCATCGATGCGCGCCGCTTCGACCAGTTCTTCGGGCACAGAACGAAAGAACTGGCGGAAAAAGAACGTGGCCGTGGCAGAAGCAATCAGCGGCAAAATCAACCCGGTATAGGTGTTCAGCAGGCCGAGCATTTGCGCAATCTCGTATGATGGCAGGATACGCACCTCCAGCGGCAGCAGGAGCGTGGTGAAAATCAGCCAGAAGGCGAAGGTCGCGAATCTTAGGCGGAAATAGACAAGCGCATAGGCAGCCATCATTCCGATAATGATCTTGCCCAAGGCAAAACCGATGCCAAGGATCAGCGAGTTCATCAGCATCCGCAATCCGGTATTTTCGCCCGAAAACCCGGAACTGGTGAACATGGCGGCGCGGAAATTATCGTCGATCCGGGTTCCAATAACAAATTCCGGCCCGTTCCTGATTGTTTCGATATCGGTTGTTGTCGTGGTCTGAAGCAACATCAGCAGCGGGACGAGCATGAAGAGCGACCCGAGGACAAGGATGGAATGGTCCAGCACCTTGCCCCATTTCAGGCGGCGCTTTGCAACGGGAATATGTGTTGTGGCTGTCATTGTGCGGCCCCTTACGTGTAATGGATGCGGCGCTCGACCAGCCGGAACTGGAAGATCGTCAAGGCGAGGACAAGAACCATCAGAATGACCGATTGCGCAGAAGAGCCGCCAATGTCGTTGCCGCGAAAACCATCTACGTAAACCTTGTAGACAAGGGTCATCGGGTTGTTTCCCGGCTCGCCTTTCACCAGCACATCGACAACGCCGAACGTATCGAACATTGCGTAGGTTATGTTGATGATCAGCAGGAAGAACCCGGTCGGCGCCAACAACGGAAACGTCACATCCCAGAAGCGCCGAAAGGATGATCTGGCGTCAATCAACGCTGCTTCGCGCACGGATCTGGGGATGGATTGCAGGCCGGACAGGAAGAAAATGAAGTTCACCGGGACCTGTTTCCAAACCGAAACCAGAACCATCGAGGTCGCCGTGTCGCCAAAGTTTACACCCAGCTTGAAATCCCAACCAAGGGATTTGGCGAGTTCGGCAAGCGGCCCCCATGTCTGGTTGAACATCAACAAGCCGATAAAGCCCGCAACCGGCGGCGCAACGGCATAAACCCACATCAGCAGGGTGCGATAGGTTTTCGCGCCACGCAGCACATTGTCGGCCTTGACCGCGAGCAACAAGGCCAGCGCAAGCGAGAAGAAGGTAACAAGAACGGTAAACAACCCCGTGAATTTGGCGATGCGCCAATATTCGGAACTGTCCGCAAGCTGCGTGTAATTGTCAAACCCGACAAAGCTCGACCCGAAGCCGAACGGGTCTTCGAGGTAAAACGATGACTGCACTGCAACCGCGGCAGGCCAGTAGAAAAACACAGCGATGATCGCCAACTGTGGCAACAACAACAGAATAGGTAGCCAGCGCGTGGCAAAGCCTGCTCGTTTCATTATATCCTCGGGGGTCCTGGAAAAACGGGCAGCCGCACGCTTGTGCGACTGCCTATGTCAAACCGTTCCGGTTTAGTTCTGGGTCTGTGCGAAACGCGACAGAAGCGCGTTGGCTTCCACTTCTATGGTGTTGAAAGCGTCGTCCACCGATGTTTCGCCCGTCAGGATGCGGCCGAATTCGCGGTTCATCACGTCACGGATCTGCACATAGAAACCCATGCGGTAGCCACGGGTGTTCTCGCTTGCTTCCAGCGACAGCTGCTGGATGCCGACTTCCGCAGCCGGGAAACGATCGTAGTAGCCGTCTGAGATTGCCAGCTCATATGCAGCTTCGGTGATCGGCACGTAGCCGGTTTCACGGTGCCACATATACTGCACTTCAGGCGATGTCAGATATTCGAAGAACGCCGCAGTTGCGGCATTTTCTTCCGCGCTCTGGCCGGACATGGCGAACAAGGCCGCACCGCCGATAAAGGTTTGTTTCGGCTCGGTTGTAACCGCTTCCCAATAGGGCAGAACAGTTGCAGAGAAATCAAAGCCAAGGTCCAGTTTCGACAGGCCGCCGAAAGAACCTGAAGAGCCAAGCCAGATAGCAACTTCACCATTTTCAAACGGTGTCTGGTTGTCGTTCCAGCCAGTGCCGAACCATTCAAAGTAACCGGCGTCCTGCCATTCGGTCAGCGCGGTGAAATGCGCTTTGAGCGGATCGATGTTTACAAGGATTCTGGTGCCGTCAGCGCCGTCATAGCCATTGTTGTTGGTGGCGAAAGGAAGATCGTTGCGCGACATGAAGTTCTCGACGAAAATCCAAGGCAGGTGCGACTGGGCCAATGCCGTGTAACCCGCAGCTTTCAGCGCGGGTGCCGTTACCGTTTCGAATTCTTCCCAGGTTAGAGGCGGCGTCACACCCGCAGCTTCAAGCGCTTGCACGTTGTAATACATGATTGGCGAGGACGAGTTGAACGGCATTCCGATCATTTTGCCGTCTGCATCGGCGTAGAAATAGCGCACGCCGGAGATGTAGTCGTCGATGTCAAATGTAACGCCATTTGCTTCCAGCAGATCCTGCACAGGAATGGTTGCGCCTTGTGCTGCGATAACAGTCGCTGCACCCGCATCAAACACCTGCAGGATGTTTGGCTGTTCGCCTGCGCGGAACGCAGCGATGCCGGCTGTCAGTGTTTCTTCGTATGTTCCCTTGAACACGGGCGTGATGGTGTATTCGTTTTGGCTTGCATTGAAACCTTCGGCGATTTGATTGACGGTTTCGCCAAGGGCGCCGCCCATAGCGTGCCACCACGTAATTTCGGTTTGGGCAAACGCAGCGTTCGCCAACAAGCTAAGCGCAGCAGTTGTGCCTATCGCGATGTTCTTCATGATCGTACTCCGGTGTCATGTCTTGCCCGCCTTATGGCGCACATTTATTTTTGGGCGTAAAGCACTGCCCCCAAATGGAAAAAACTGTCATGACGAAGCCTGAACCGCGCCTGACAGATATGCAGAAGGCCTGCACTCAGCGTCGGATAAAGGCGAGGCGTGACGGGTTTGTGAACAATTTGTTGGAGTTTTGTTTCTGCGCCGCTTGAGCAGGAATTTTCATCTTCCCGTCAACTGAACGTCACCGCAACGTCATCAACTGCCAGTTTTGGCAAGCATTCAGTCGCGGATGCACACGCACATGATCGCTCAGCGCAAAGAACTCGATAGAGTGCTTTTCGCTATGCTGGCGGCAGTATGGGGCATGTTCATCATAGCCATGATTCACTCGATCATCCGCGTCCGATCAGGCAGACAATTACGGCAACCGGAATCCGGCATCAAGCTATGCCGGCTGCAAACAGCTCGCGCATACCGATACCCAAATATGCGGTCATCGCGTTAGTGGATTCACGCGTGATGTCTGGCGGACATCCGGCAGCCTCTGGTCACTTTTGAGTGGCTGGAATTATTCTAAAATTATCGCGCTGAATCGTATCAGCGCCATGTCTTGCGGCTTTGCACAAGGCCGGAGGGCGTTGGCAGTGCGTGCGGTTGTTTGCGCGCGCACTGCCCTGGGTCAGCCCCGGTTCAGCAGTTTGTTGTATCTCTTCAGAAACAGGTCTTCGCCCTTCAACCTGCGGGTCAGGAAATCGCCTGCCGTGAACAGGCCAAGGAAAGAGTTGCCGCGCTTGGGGCCGAGCGGCACAAGGATCGGCGCCTTGGGGCCCCAAGGCTTGTAGGGCTTCATGTCGTTGAGCGATTTGCCCGCCATCAGCCCTTTCAGCGTGGCCGAAAGCCAGGGCAACTGGCGGCTTGACGC
This genomic window contains:
- a CDS encoding LacI family DNA-binding transcriptional regulator, with the translated sequence MKKENQLPTDGIATVRPTTKDLAKAAGVSRATVDRVLNGRDGVQKKTVEKVNAAILKLGFVRNIAAANLAKSRTYRFLFALPKSGDQFLNEIHKHISEAGTVFSADMIATTVSHLNENDPHEIAAFLGTLSPATVDGVAIMAPETPQVRDAILRLKERGVHTLPFISNQTLTGDHWVGVDNTAAGATAGTLLGRFLTRQPGKLLVIADSIQSRDNLERRSGFDAVINASFPQLYALPSLETYGAKERAEHIIATAFQLHENIAGIYILSSEARVPLSIIRQMPAAQSAVIIAHERTPATVEALEDGTLDAVITQDPGHLVRSAIRKLRALTDKLMTLQSQEKIRVEILLKTNL
- a CDS encoding endonuclease/exonuclease/phosphatase family protein; the encoded protein is MITKQVSEFAPVTAADRARILAAPRTANAHRALLGEMPAMNAVQIGGSATATALPRDFTIAAWNVERCLFPEDTAAHLATIAPEIVLLSEVDHGMARTKQRHTTEVMAAQLGMAYAFGVEFHELGLGGVTERAFCTDRFNSLGWHGNAILSSVPFEHTALIRLDDHGHWFAEGGITVDPQQPRLGGRMAIAAIVATDGGPVCFVSTHLESNAGAAHRCGQMQTLLDKIDVFAPDLPVMIGGDLNTGNHIPPDFDWRNETLFALAIERGYSWGFTAAGNTTRPSLISPHPEREMKLDWFAGRGLNNADNGVLVSTMADGKPLSDHDCVWCKVNVSKTE
- a CDS encoding ABC transporter ATP-binding protein; amino-acid sequence: MAQVSLNNIRKVYPNGFEAVAPLSFDISDGEFVVLVGPSGCGKSTLLRMVAGLEDITEGALSIGERNVNHVDPAERDIAMVFQNYALYPHMTVRKNIGYGLKNRKIASAEIEAKVQVAAKMLNLVDYLDRKPSQLSGGQRQRVAMGRAVVRDPALFLFDEPLSNLDAKLRHQMRIEIKALQRRLGVTSIYVTHDQVEAMTMADRIIVLNEGRIEQIGTPAEIYHRPASTFVASFMGAPPMNLIRAQGRDGRVMVGDVTLADRHASGAVTMGIRPEDIEVGAGCDIPFTVDIVEELGAHRLLHGQLEGQDFTIHVAKDVAISAGPTRMKINPEAVMLFDAETGLAL
- a CDS encoding ABC transporter permease subunit, with the protein product MTATTHIPVAKRRLKWGKVLDHSILVLGSLFMLVPLLMLLQTTTTTDIETIRNGPEFVIGTRIDDNFRAAMFTSSGFSGENTGLRMLMNSLILGIGFALGKIIIGMMAAYALVYFRLRFATFAFWLIFTTLLLPLEVRILPSYEIAQMLGLLNTYTGLILPLIASATATFFFRQFFRSVPEELVEAARIDGAGPIKFFIDILVPLSKTMIAAMFIIMFVFGWNQYLWPTMVTTDEGMYTLVRGIKQLTQDLEGTSIPEYGRANMLALIAMLPPVLVVIIFQSWFVKGLTESDK
- a CDS encoding ABC transporter permease subunit gives rise to the protein MKRAGFATRWLPILLLLPQLAIIAVFFYWPAAVAVQSSFYLEDPFGFGSSFVGFDNYTQLADSSEYWRIAKFTGLFTVLVTFFSLALALLLAVKADNVLRGAKTYRTLLMWVYAVAPPVAGFIGLLMFNQTWGPLAELAKSLGWDFKLGVNFGDTATSMVLVSVWKQVPVNFIFFLSGLQSIPRSVREAALIDARSSFRRFWDVTFPLLAPTGFFLLIINITYAMFDTFGVVDVLVKGEPGNNPMTLVYKVYVDGFRGNDIGGSSAQSVILMVLVLALTIFQFRLVERRIHYT
- a CDS encoding extracellular solute-binding protein — protein: MKNIAIGTTAALSLLANAAFAQTEITWWHAMGGALGETVNQIAEGFNASQNEYTITPVFKGTYEETLTAGIAAFRAGEQPNILQVFDAGAATVIAAQGATIPVQDLLEANGVTFDIDDYISGVRYFYADADGKMIGMPFNSSSPIMYYNVQALEAAGVTPPLTWEEFETVTAPALKAAGYTALAQSHLPWIFVENFMSRNDLPFATNNNGYDGADGTRILVNIDPLKAHFTALTEWQDAGYFEWFGTGWNDNQTPFENGEVAIWLGSSGSFGGLSKLDLGFDFSATVLPYWEAVTTEPKQTFIGGAALFAMSGQSAEENAATAAFFEYLTSPEVQYMWHRETGYVPITEAAYELAISDGYYDRFPAAEVGIQQLSLEASENTRGYRMGFYVQIRDVMNREFGRILTGETSVDDAFNTIEVEANALLSRFAQTQN